One genomic window of Pseudomonadales bacterium includes the following:
- the cgtA gene encoding Obg family GTPase CgtA has protein sequence MKFVDEAPIRVQAGKGGNGCLSFRREKYIAKGGPDGGDGGDGGSVLLEADDSLNTLVDYRYQRAYQAENGEQGQGRNCTGRSGADLILNVPVGTTVIDEDTDEVLGDLTEPGQQLKVAQGGFHGLGNTRYKSSTNRAPRQTSPGSEGEFRNLRLELKVLADVGLVGLPNAGKSTFIRAVSAARPKVADYPFTTLVPNLGVVRVQPYRGFVIADIPGLVEGASEGAGLGIRFLKHLTRTRLLLHIVDMMPFDGSTPAENVSVIEQELVDFSPTLYERDRWLVLNKLDMLPGEESDRLCDEVVKQLQWTGPVFRISAINGEGCDVLCQKILEYLEECWELEQRDPEVVQRESEIQNRMQQEARERIEALRQQRIADRSGGFQDDDSDDDDHDVEVVYVKE, from the coding sequence ATGAAATTTGTTGACGAAGCACCGATTCGGGTTCAGGCAGGCAAGGGTGGCAATGGCTGCCTGAGTTTCCGTCGCGAGAAATATATCGCAAAGGGTGGCCCCGATGGTGGTGATGGTGGCGATGGCGGCAGTGTTTTACTGGAAGCGGATGACAGTCTCAATACGCTGGTTGATTACCGTTATCAGCGAGCCTATCAGGCAGAGAATGGCGAGCAGGGTCAGGGACGCAATTGTACGGGCAGGAGTGGTGCCGATCTGATTCTGAATGTGCCGGTTGGTACCACCGTTATTGATGAGGATACCGACGAAGTATTGGGCGATCTTACGGAGCCGGGCCAGCAGCTCAAGGTGGCACAGGGTGGTTTTCACGGCTTGGGCAATACCCGCTATAAGTCCAGTACCAACAGGGCGCCCCGACAGACTTCTCCGGGAAGCGAAGGAGAGTTTCGCAATCTGCGTCTTGAGCTGAAAGTGCTGGCAGATGTGGGGTTGGTCGGGTTGCCCAATGCCGGAAAATCCACTTTTATACGTGCTGTATCTGCCGCCAGGCCAAAAGTGGCGGATTATCCTTTTACCACTCTGGTGCCAAATCTGGGTGTGGTCAGAGTGCAGCCGTACCGCGGATTTGTGATAGCAGACATTCCCGGTCTGGTGGAAGGGGCCTCAGAAGGCGCGGGGCTGGGCATCCGGTTTTTAAAACACCTGACTCGCACCCGGCTGTTGCTCCACATTGTCGATATGATGCCTTTTGATGGTTCAACCCCGGCTGAAAATGTCTCGGTAATTGAACAGGAGCTGGTTGATTTTAGTCCGACCCTCTACGAGCGGGATCGCTGGCTGGTGCTCAACAAACTTGATATGTTGCCCGGCGAGGAATCTGACCGGCTGTGTGACGAAGTGGTGAAGCAGCTACAGTGGACGGGACCGGTGTTTCGTATTTCAGCTATTAATGGCGAGGGTTGTGACGTGCTCTGCCAGAAAATTCTTGAGTACCTTGAAGAGTGCTGGGAGCTGGAGCAAAGGGATCCGGAAGTTGTTCAGCGTGAAAGCGAAATACAAAATCGTATGCAGCAGGAAGCCCGTGAGAGAATCGAGGCGCTACGACAGCAGCGCATCGCCGATCGTTCGGGTGGCTTCCAGGATGACGATAGCGACGATGATGACCATGATGTTGAGGTTGTCTACGTCAAAGAGTGA
- a CDS encoding nuclear transport factor 2 family protein yields MENAIASTGNQNMSIETNKKLVADFFAHFKRKDVQQALDMMTEDATWWIGGKPELFPMCGLKTKEEMAAILNELVPGTEDGLEIKPKSMIAEGDKVACEAESYGVLGNGRVYNNEYHFLVEIRNGKVAAVKEYLDTMHTADVLKG; encoded by the coding sequence ATCGAAAATGCCATAGCAAGCACGGGAAATCAAAATATGAGTATAGAAACCAATAAAAAACTGGTTGCTGACTTTTTTGCGCATTTCAAACGCAAGGACGTGCAGCAAGCACTGGATATGATGACAGAAGATGCCACCTGGTGGATTGGTGGCAAACCCGAACTTTTCCCCATGTGCGGTCTGAAAACCAAAGAAGAAATGGCTGCCATCCTCAACGAACTGGTCCCTGGCACGGAAGACGGCCTGGAGATCAAGCCAAAAAGCATGATCGCCGAAGGGGATAAAGTTGCCTGTGAGGCGGAATCCTATGGCGTTCTGGGTAACGGCCGGGTTTATAACAACGAATATCATTTCCTGGTTGAAATCCGAAACGGCAAAGTCGCTGCAGTCAAGGAATACCTTGACACGATGCATACAGCAGACGTTCTTAAAGGTTAA
- the fabB gene encoding beta-ketoacyl-ACP synthase I — protein MRRAVITGMGIISPLGNDKETVTESLREGKSGIVFREDFAEMGLRCNVAGSLDIDPKDHIDRKIIRFMGPSAAYGYMSMERAIADSGLTDDMVSNPRSGIVMASGGVSGEMFTESIDVMRERGIKRAGPYRVTQVMASTVSACLATPFKIKGVNYSIASACATSAHCIGHAVELIQMGKQDVVFAGGAEEMHWSMAGMFDAMGALSSKYNDNPKIASRTYDADRDGFVPGVGAGCVVVEELEHALARGARIYAEIVGYGATSDGYDMVAPSGEGAVRCMNMALETTEGSIDYINTHGTSTPVGDIQELKGIREVFGSNAPPIASTKSLSGHGLGAAGVHEAIFSILMMENNFIAASANIDNLDPEAADLPILTQRKDNADLKRIMSNSFGFGGTNATLVLQKHEP, from the coding sequence ATGAGACGTGCAGTCATTACTGGTATGGGAATTATTTCCCCTCTCGGAAACGACAAAGAAACAGTAACCGAATCCCTCCGGGAAGGTAAATCCGGCATTGTATTTCGTGAGGATTTCGCGGAAATGGGATTGCGCTGCAATGTAGCGGGCTCTCTGGATATCGACCCCAAAGATCATATTGATCGTAAAATCATCCGTTTTATGGGACCTTCTGCCGCTTATGGCTATATGTCCATGGAACGTGCCATCGCCGATTCGGGACTGACCGATGACATGGTATCCAACCCACGCAGCGGGATCGTTATGGCTTCGGGTGGTGTTTCCGGTGAAATGTTTACCGAATCCATTGATGTCATGCGCGAGCGCGGTATCAAACGCGCAGGGCCTTACCGCGTCACGCAGGTCATGGCCAGCACTGTTTCAGCCTGCCTGGCGACGCCATTCAAAATCAAAGGCGTCAACTACTCTATCGCTTCCGCCTGTGCCACCAGCGCACACTGTATCGGGCATGCTGTCGAGCTTATCCAGATGGGCAAACAAGATGTGGTTTTCGCAGGTGGCGCAGAAGAAATGCACTGGTCCATGGCCGGTATGTTCGACGCTATGGGCGCTCTTTCAAGCAAATACAACGATAACCCCAAGATCGCTTCACGTACTTACGACGCAGACCGCGATGGCTTCGTACCCGGTGTTGGCGCGGGCTGTGTTGTTGTTGAAGAGTTGGAGCACGCGCTGGCACGCGGCGCCAGAATTTATGCTGAAATTGTCGGCTATGGCGCCACATCTGACGGCTACGACATGGTGGCTCCATCCGGAGAAGGGGCTGTTCGCTGCATGAACATGGCCCTGGAAACCACCGAAGGCAGTATCGATTACATCAACACGCATGGCACAAGCACACCCGTCGGAGATATCCAGGAACTGAAAGGTATTCGTGAAGTATTTGGCAGCAATGCTCCACCCATCGCCTCAACAAAATCATTATCCGGTCACGGACTTGGAGCTGCCGGGGTACATGAAGCCATTTTTAGCATACTGATGATGGAAAACAATTTTATTGCTGCCTCCGCCAATATCGACAACCTTGATCCGGAAGCCGCTGACTTGCCAATTCTCACCCAGCGCAAGGATAATGCTGATCTAAAGCGCATCATGTCTAACAGCTTCGGATTTGGCGGCACCAACGCCACGCTTGTACTACAAAAACATGAGCCTTAA
- the rplU gene encoding 50S ribosomal protein L21: MYAVIESGGKQHRVQEGEVLKLEKLEAATGESIDFDKVLLVADNGDVKVGAPYVDGGKVSAEVVSHGRGDKVRIIKFNRRKHHRKQMGHRQWFTEVKITGISAG; this comes from the coding sequence ATGTACGCGGTTATTGAAAGTGGTGGTAAACAGCATCGGGTTCAGGAAGGCGAAGTCCTGAAGCTTGAGAAGTTGGAAGCGGCTACTGGTGAAAGTATCGATTTCGATAAAGTATTGTTGGTTGCCGATAATGGCGACGTTAAGGTAGGCGCGCCCTATGTTGATGGCGGCAAGGTGTCTGCTGAAGTGGTGAGTCATGGTCGCGGTGACAAGGTTCGAATTATTAAATTCAACCGCCGCAAGCATCATCGCAAGCAGATGGGGCACCGTCAGTGGTTCACTGAGGTCAAAATCACCGGTATTAGTGCCGGTTGA
- a CDS encoding polyprenyl synthetase family protein: MLAFHQVVKTEFEEVNQLIINQLHSDVGLVENIGQYIVDAGGKRLRPLLVLLASKACDYEGSQNRDLAAIIEFIHTATLLHDDVVDTSDLRRGRATANAKWGNAPSVLVGDFLYSRAFQMLVSIGSMPIMEIIADATNTISEGEVQQLINAGNPDTSEESYNEVIYKKTARLFEAASHAGAILADTTVQQQDQLRRYGYHLGMAFQLMDDVLDYRGNTEEMGKNIGDDLSEGKPTLPLIYVMKNGKNSDATLIQDAIKQCRTDRLAEIIDILTTSGALDYTTECARQHADKAADCLSLLPDSAYRQAMVDLAHFATSRNH; encoded by the coding sequence ATGCTCGCCTTCCACCAAGTTGTTAAAACCGAGTTTGAAGAGGTTAATCAGCTCATCATTAACCAGCTCCACTCTGACGTGGGACTGGTGGAAAATATCGGCCAATATATTGTTGATGCCGGTGGCAAGCGCTTGCGGCCTTTACTCGTGCTTCTGGCCAGCAAGGCGTGCGATTATGAAGGGAGCCAAAACCGTGATCTGGCCGCCATCATTGAGTTTATCCATACTGCAACCTTGTTGCACGACGATGTTGTCGATACTTCCGATCTACGCCGAGGAAGAGCCACGGCAAACGCCAAATGGGGCAACGCCCCCAGTGTACTGGTGGGTGACTTTCTGTATTCCCGCGCTTTCCAGATGCTGGTCTCTATTGGCAGCATGCCAATTATGGAGATTATTGCCGATGCCACCAACACGATATCCGAAGGAGAAGTGCAGCAGTTGATCAATGCAGGCAACCCCGACACCTCGGAAGAGTCCTACAACGAGGTGATTTACAAGAAAACTGCCCGCCTCTTTGAGGCGGCCAGTCACGCCGGCGCCATTCTGGCGGACACAACCGTCCAGCAGCAGGATCAGCTGCGTCGTTATGGTTATCACCTGGGAATGGCTTTTCAGCTGATGGATGACGTGCTGGACTATCGGGGCAACACAGAGGAAATGGGTAAAAACATAGGTGATGATTTGTCCGAGGGAAAACCAACCCTGCCGCTTATCTATGTAATGAAAAATGGCAAAAACTCTGATGCCACACTGATACAAGACGCTATCAAACAGTGTCGCACAGATCGACTGGCAGAAATCATCGACATTCTGACCACCAGCGGGGCCCTGGACTACACGACCGAATGCGCCCGGCAACACGCAGACAAAGCGGCCGATTGTTTGTCTTTATTACCCGATTCAGCATACCGCCAAGCCATGGTAGATCTGGCGCATTTCGCTACCAGCAGAAATCACTGA
- a CDS encoding helix-turn-helix transcriptional regulator, with the protein MNVASISSSVPAFEGYTRVCQTKPLLECAGRPSTGIKFYSWGLKPVKKVLIPRLSEVTLAVHLGGVRRLRIFTENGISERFSRPGDITIVPRSQPIEYLIEGPVTFATMHFPDSATSLFGDSGSRLIDLPHCLFAVRDDYTHASVQTLLKASRVTSIDASHYRAKVLEALAWHLLHVVSDNKVEPVQLAQQQEEVRVEPGSADFSAVLDEIERRMGDRLQIDELADIAGLGRTAFCEQFTRQFGCPPHRFIVNRRIARAKELLGSQRWSVTEVAYQLGFSSASHFSATFKTITGITPKQYLSGLATR; encoded by the coding sequence ATGAATGTAGCCTCAATAAGTTCCAGTGTGCCTGCTTTCGAAGGTTATACAAGAGTATGTCAGACCAAGCCGCTACTGGAATGTGCCGGGCGACCGAGTACAGGCATCAAATTTTACAGCTGGGGACTCAAGCCAGTGAAGAAGGTGCTTATTCCCCGTCTGAGTGAAGTTACGCTAGCTGTCCATTTGGGCGGTGTCAGACGGTTGCGGATTTTTACCGAAAACGGGATCAGCGAGAGATTTTCCAGGCCGGGAGATATTACAATTGTCCCGCGCAGTCAGCCCATTGAATACCTTATCGAGGGACCGGTTACGTTTGCCACCATGCATTTCCCGGACAGCGCCACCAGCTTATTCGGTGATAGCGGTAGCCGACTTATCGATTTGCCGCACTGCCTGTTCGCTGTTCGCGATGACTACACCCATGCCAGTGTCCAGACCTTACTGAAGGCTTCCAGGGTGACTTCTATTGATGCCTCTCACTACCGGGCAAAGGTACTTGAGGCGCTCGCTTGGCACTTGCTGCATGTGGTTTCGGATAACAAGGTTGAGCCTGTTCAATTGGCGCAACAGCAGGAAGAGGTGAGGGTCGAGCCGGGAAGTGCCGACTTTTCGGCCGTGCTGGACGAAATAGAGCGGCGAATGGGTGACCGATTACAGATTGACGAACTGGCCGATATAGCCGGTTTGGGGCGCACAGCGTTTTGTGAGCAGTTTACCAGACAATTTGGCTGCCCCCCCCACCGTTTCATTGTCAACCGTCGTATTGCCCGAGCCAAGGAGTTGCTGGGGTCACAACGCTGGAGTGTTACCGAGGTGGCCTATCAACTGGGCTTTAGCAGTGCCTCCCATTTCTCGGCTACCTTTAAAACAATCACCGGCATTACGCCCAAGCAATATTTATCCGGGCTGGCTACCCGCTAA
- a CDS encoding NADH:flavin oxidoreductase/NADH oxidase family protein, with amino-acid sequence MGSSNSQRLLNTELQLPCGAILKNRLAKAAMTEGLADSMNRVTGRHYRLYERWSSNHLGLMITGNVQVDRRQLERPGNIAIDNNGGLDELRKLAAIGTRDGAHFWMQINHPGRQTPAGINPHPLAPSAISLSKAEAGCGKAQAMSPGDIKDVIRRFVHTSKVARETGFTGIQLHGAHGYLISNFLSPLANQREDEYGGPLENRARILLEIVEEVRLAVGKDYPISVKLNSADFQRGGFTEEESMQVVQWLSDAGIDLLEISGGNYEQMSMVGIDEDDSGQQKRKKAASTLAREAYFLAFAQKVRPLVNMPMMITGGMRSLAAMEEALQTGACEVIGIGRPMCYAPDISGDLLGAQTDVELPAIEKTLAMARDALGPDVDDQTFKTIESFGMLGWFCLQLLLIGNEQEPDAGMTVFDALIKYKQSEAEALELWSRP; translated from the coding sequence ATGGGCTCCAGCAATTCTCAACGGTTATTGAACACAGAACTTCAGCTGCCTTGCGGCGCGATATTGAAAAACCGGCTGGCCAAAGCCGCCATGACAGAGGGGCTTGCCGACTCAATGAATCGGGTGACCGGGCGTCACTATCGCCTTTATGAGCGCTGGTCCAGCAACCACCTCGGATTGATGATCACCGGGAATGTACAGGTGGATCGCCGACAGCTGGAGCGCCCCGGTAACATTGCCATCGACAACAATGGCGGGCTGGATGAGCTACGCAAACTCGCTGCGATCGGCACTAGGGATGGTGCCCATTTCTGGATGCAGATAAACCACCCGGGGCGTCAAACACCGGCGGGCATTAACCCTCACCCGCTAGCGCCCTCAGCTATATCCCTAAGCAAGGCAGAAGCCGGATGCGGTAAGGCTCAAGCAATGTCACCGGGCGATATAAAAGACGTGATTCGACGTTTTGTTCACACATCCAAAGTTGCACGTGAAACTGGGTTCACAGGCATTCAATTACACGGAGCTCACGGTTATTTGATATCCAACTTTCTCAGTCCGCTGGCCAACCAACGAGAAGACGAATACGGCGGGCCGCTCGAAAACCGGGCGCGAATTCTGCTTGAGATCGTTGAAGAAGTAAGGCTTGCTGTCGGCAAAGATTACCCGATCTCGGTAAAACTGAATTCGGCCGATTTCCAGCGTGGCGGGTTTACTGAAGAGGAATCCATGCAGGTCGTCCAGTGGCTATCCGATGCCGGCATCGACTTGCTGGAAATTTCCGGCGGCAATTACGAACAAATGTCGATGGTGGGCATTGACGAAGACGATTCCGGCCAGCAAAAACGCAAAAAAGCGGCCAGCACTTTAGCGCGGGAAGCCTACTTCCTGGCCTTTGCCCAAAAAGTGCGGCCACTGGTAAATATGCCAATGATGATTACCGGCGGCATGCGCAGTCTGGCGGCAATGGAGGAAGCGCTCCAAACCGGCGCCTGCGAGGTGATCGGCATTGGTCGACCAATGTGCTACGCACCAGACATTAGCGGCGACCTGCTCGGAGCGCAGACTGATGTGGAGCTCCCCGCTATTGAGAAAACACTGGCTATGGCTCGTGATGCTCTCGGCCCCGATGTCGACGACCAGACCTTCAAGACCATCGAATCCTTTGGCATGCTCGGCTGGTTTTGCCTACAGTTACTACTTATCGGCAACGAACAGGAACCGGATGCCGGGATGACCGTATTCGACGCTCTTATCAAATACAAACAAAGTGAAGCCGAGGCTCTGGAGCTCTGGAGCAGGCCCTGA
- the rpmA gene encoding 50S ribosomal protein L27, whose amino-acid sequence MAHKKAGGSTRNGRDSESKRLGVKCFGGEQVRAGNIIVRQRGTRFHAGNNVQIGRDHTLFATAEGEVRFTVRGPKNRKFVDVVSA is encoded by the coding sequence ATGGCTCACAAGAAAGCTGGTGGTAGTACTCGTAACGGGCGCGACTCGGAAAGCAAACGCCTTGGTGTGAAATGCTTTGGTGGTGAGCAGGTTCGTGCCGGCAATATCATTGTTCGTCAGCGTGGCACACGTTTCCATGCTGGAAATAATGTCCAGATTGGCCGTGACCACACTTTGTTTGCAACGGCAGAAGGTGAAGTCAGGTTCACAGTGCGTGGGCCAAAAAACCGCAAATTTGTTGATGTAGTCAGCGCCTGA
- a CDS encoding NAD(P) transhydrogenase subunit alpha translates to METLVLLLALFVLSLFLGVELITKVPPTLHTPLMSGTNAISGITLVGALLAAGSDGHSTLVNILGFLAVTLATLNVVGGYLVTNRMLAMFKRK, encoded by the coding sequence ATGGAAACACTCGTTCTTTTGCTGGCCTTGTTTGTCCTTTCGCTTTTTTTGGGCGTGGAATTAATCACCAAGGTTCCACCAACACTGCACACGCCGTTGATGTCTGGAACCAACGCCATTTCCGGTATTACACTGGTTGGAGCCTTGCTCGCAGCAGGGTCTGACGGCCACTCAACTTTGGTTAACATTCTGGGCTTTCTAGCGGTAACGCTGGCAACCTTGAACGTGGTAGGCGGTTATCTGGTAACCAACCGCATGCTGGCGATGTTTAAGAGGAAGTAA
- a CDS encoding NAD(P)(+) transhydrogenase (Re/Si-specific) subunit beta, with protein MSASIVNLVYLTAAVLFILGIKGLSKPKTAVRGNLLSATGMLVAIVITLLDNSIVNFEYIIAGVVVGSVVGALMALRVQMTSIPQMVALLNGFGGGASLSIALAEYYAKTGGMADLAAKLSVNPFGSGAEATVAVVSIGLTVLIGAVTLTGSLVAFAKLQELMKKDRGLPGGPIGNALLLLIGLGAIIALCINPANSTLMIIIVIVALLLGLSLVMPIGGADMPVVIALLNSYSGIAAALAGFILGNTVLIVAGSLVGTSGLILTKIMCVAMNRSLANVLFGKMAEGGEVASADEVYGGKVKSSGAEEVAMMLETAKRVVIVPGFGMAMAQAQHAVRELMDVLESRGTEVEYAIHPVAGRMPGHMNVLLAEAEVPYDKLVEMERINPTFEDTDVAIVIGANDVTNPMAREDKGSPIYGMPILNVDKAKTVIVIKRSLSPGFAGLPNPLFAMDNTYMVYGDGKKAVIDITAALDMA; from the coding sequence ATGAGTGCATCTATTGTAAATCTGGTCTACCTGACCGCCGCGGTGCTCTTTATTCTGGGCATCAAAGGACTTTCAAAACCAAAAACTGCAGTGCGCGGCAATCTATTGTCCGCAACCGGCATGCTGGTAGCCATCGTGATTACTCTGCTCGACAACAGTATCGTTAATTTCGAATACATCATCGCCGGCGTTGTCGTCGGGTCTGTTGTTGGTGCATTGATGGCACTGAGAGTGCAGATGACATCCATACCGCAGATGGTCGCACTGCTTAACGGCTTCGGCGGTGGCGCTTCACTGTCAATTGCACTGGCCGAATACTATGCAAAAACCGGCGGTATGGCTGACCTGGCCGCCAAACTATCAGTCAATCCGTTTGGTTCCGGTGCTGAAGCCACTGTCGCCGTGGTCTCAATCGGGCTGACAGTCTTAATTGGCGCCGTTACATTGACAGGCAGCCTGGTTGCCTTTGCCAAATTGCAGGAACTGATGAAGAAAGACCGCGGTCTGCCGGGCGGCCCGATTGGCAACGCCCTGCTGCTGTTAATTGGTCTGGGAGCGATTATTGCCCTCTGCATCAACCCAGCAAACAGCACATTGATGATCATCATTGTCATTGTGGCGCTTTTGCTTGGCCTGTCACTGGTAATGCCTATCGGCGGCGCCGACATGCCGGTTGTGATTGCCCTGCTGAACTCCTATTCAGGTATTGCCGCAGCACTTGCCGGTTTTATCCTGGGCAATACGGTACTGATTGTAGCCGGTTCGCTAGTCGGCACATCAGGACTGATATTGACCAAAATCATGTGCGTTGCCATGAACCGTTCATTGGCCAATGTACTGTTCGGAAAAATGGCCGAAGGTGGCGAAGTCGCCAGCGCTGACGAAGTTTATGGCGGTAAGGTGAAGAGTTCTGGTGCTGAAGAAGTCGCCATGATGCTGGAAACGGCTAAACGCGTTGTTATTGTGCCGGGCTTTGGCATGGCAATGGCGCAGGCGCAACATGCCGTACGCGAGTTAATGGATGTACTCGAGAGTCGTGGCACCGAAGTTGAGTATGCTATCCACCCTGTTGCCGGACGTATGCCAGGGCACATGAATGTGTTGCTGGCCGAAGCCGAAGTACCCTACGACAAGCTGGTGGAAATGGAGCGTATCAACCCCACGTTTGAAGACACTGATGTCGCAATTGTCATTGGCGCCAATGACGTCACCAACCCGATGGCCAGGGAAGATAAAGGCAGCCCCATTTACGGTATGCCAATCCTCAATGTAGATAAGGCAAAAACCGTGATTGTTATCAAGCGCAGTCTTTCACCCGGTTTCGCCGGTTTGCCAAACCCGTTATTTGCCATGGATAATACCTACATGGTTTATGGCGATGGCAAGAAGGCCGTTATCGACATTACTGCGGCACTTGATATGGCCTGA
- a CDS encoding Re/Si-specific NAD(P)(+) transhydrogenase subunit alpha: MIIGIPLELKPGERRVAMIPANIKTWSEKGVEFLVQAGAGAEAGHLDKDYEEAGAKIVTDRAAIFAKADIILQVQSFGANNVNSAPDLALLRPGQLIAGMMDPLASPETAQQLADKNVTAVAMELVPRISRAQDMDVLSSMATLAGYKAVLLAASELPRIMPMLMTAAGTLQPARVLIMGAGVAGLQACATAKRLGAVVEAYDVRAAAREQIISVGAKPIELDLETEGAEGSGGYAAQQSEAFLQRQRELMNEVVAPQDIVITTAAVPGAKSPILVTNEMLNSMKPGSVIIDLAAERGGNCELTKLGERVEHNGVTILGPENVPSTIPGHASQMYSKNIDVLLSHIIDENNNLVLDFEDDIIAGTVATHGGEIPHAMIRNKLGLPELETPAPAEPEQQPAAEEDSSSSAETKE; the protein is encoded by the coding sequence GTGATTATCGGAATTCCACTTGAACTCAAACCTGGTGAACGGCGTGTTGCCATGATCCCGGCCAACATTAAAACCTGGTCAGAAAAAGGCGTTGAGTTTTTAGTTCAGGCTGGTGCAGGCGCAGAAGCCGGCCACCTGGACAAAGACTATGAAGAGGCAGGAGCCAAAATTGTCACGGATCGCGCAGCCATATTTGCCAAGGCAGACATTATTCTTCAGGTCCAGTCCTTTGGCGCCAACAATGTCAACAGCGCCCCGGATCTGGCACTATTGCGCCCCGGTCAACTAATCGCTGGCATGATGGACCCGCTGGCTTCTCCGGAAACCGCGCAACAACTGGCGGACAAGAATGTAACCGCCGTCGCCATGGAACTGGTACCCCGTATCAGCCGGGCTCAGGATATGGATGTACTGTCGTCCATGGCGACACTTGCCGGTTATAAAGCTGTACTCCTGGCTGCTTCGGAGCTGCCTCGTATTATGCCGATGCTGATGACCGCAGCGGGAACGCTGCAGCCTGCTCGCGTCCTCATTATGGGTGCTGGCGTGGCAGGCCTTCAAGCCTGTGCAACAGCCAAACGATTGGGTGCTGTTGTGGAAGCCTACGACGTGCGCGCCGCTGCCCGCGAGCAAATCATCTCCGTGGGAGCAAAGCCCATTGAACTGGACCTGGAAACAGAGGGCGCTGAAGGAAGTGGTGGCTACGCTGCCCAGCAGAGCGAGGCGTTTTTGCAACGGCAACGTGAACTCATGAATGAAGTGGTGGCGCCCCAGGACATAGTGATCACGACCGCTGCTGTACCCGGCGCAAAATCACCCATACTGGTGACTAACGAGATGCTCAACAGCATGAAGCCAGGCTCGGTAATCATCGATCTGGCAGCCGAGCGTGGTGGCAACTGCGAACTCACCAAACTGGGCGAGCGTGTGGAACACAATGGCGTCACCATTCTAGGGCCCGAAAATGTGCCTTCCACTATTCCCGGACATGCCAGTCAAATGTACAGCAAAAATATTGACGTACTGCTGAGTCACATTATTGACGAAAACAATAATCTGGTACTGGATTTTGAAGACGATATTATTGCCGGCACTGTCGCCACACATGGCGGCGAAATCCCTCACGCAATGATTCGCAACAAACTCGGCCTGCCTGAGCTGGAAACGCCTGCTCCAGCAGAGCCAGAACAACAACCTGCGGCAGAAGAAGACAGCAGCTCTTCCGCCGAAACTAAGGAATAA
- the fabA gene encoding 3-hydroxyacyl-[acyl-carrier-protein] dehydratase FabA translates to MTEFVPQSQNAYNYDEILACSRGDLFGPGNAKLPAPNMLMVDRITRIHAEEGHFGKGLITAELDIRPDLWFFDCHFPGDPVMPGCLGLDAMWQLSGFFLAWKGNPGRGRALGSGEVKFFGQILPSAKLVTFRLDIKRIIERKLKMVIADGSVSVDGREIYTAADLRVGLFESTDDF, encoded by the coding sequence ATGACAGAGTTTGTTCCGCAGTCGCAGAACGCCTACAACTATGATGAAATTCTGGCCTGTTCGCGTGGCGACTTATTCGGACCGGGCAACGCCAAACTGCCTGCTCCAAATATGTTAATGGTTGACCGTATTACACGCATTCACGCAGAAGAAGGCCATTTCGGTAAAGGACTGATAACCGCCGAGTTGGATATTCGCCCTGATTTATGGTTTTTTGACTGCCACTTCCCCGGCGATCCGGTAATGCCAGGCTGTTTGGGGTTGGACGCCATGTGGCAGCTCAGCGGTTTTTTCCTTGCCTGGAAAGGCAATCCCGGTCGGGGTCGGGCACTGGGGTCCGGTGAGGTCAAGTTTTTTGGTCAGATTCTGCCAAGTGCAAAACTGGTGACCTTCCGTCTGGATATCAAGCGGATTATCGAACGCAAGCTAAAGATGGTCATCGCTGACGGCAGTGTGAGCGTTGACGGGCGGGAAATATACACCGCCGCAGATTTACGCGTCGGACTATTTGAATCCACTGACGATTTTTAA